One window of Garciella nitratireducens DSM 15102 genomic DNA carries:
- a CDS encoding prolyl oligopeptidase family serine peptidase — MIPWDLLEFKKVTLNNVPCLIVRPTASKIKFPTLFHYHGWGSKKENHKFLGTIFALYGYQVILPDSNFHGDRNPLKEYTNENMMKYFWSIVNQSVTEFQEIKEEAKKFYSVDENAIAVSGSSMGGYIGSTIFAKNLDVQCLITFNGGSSWRKTEEVMKKYLDINIEKMLDREQAREFDPLTYKESFYPRPILMLHGDVDTSVPIEIQRDFYQEVVPFYQEDQDRICLQEYHNMNHHISIKMVESAVKWLQKYLNPNSIKNTYL, encoded by the coding sequence TTGATACCATGGGATTTATTGGAATTTAAAAAAGTAACACTAAACAATGTACCTTGTTTAATAGTAAGGCCAACAGCTTCTAAGATAAAGTTTCCTACTTTATTTCATTATCATGGTTGGGGGTCTAAAAAAGAAAACCATAAATTTTTGGGTACTATTTTTGCTCTGTATGGATATCAAGTGATATTACCTGATTCAAATTTTCACGGAGATCGAAATCCATTGAAAGAATATACGAATGAAAATATGATGAAATATTTTTGGAGCATTGTAAATCAGTCAGTGACAGAATTTCAAGAAATAAAGGAAGAAGCAAAAAAATTTTATTCTGTTGATGAAAATGCGATTGCTGTTTCTGGCAGTTCTATGGGTGGATATATTGGGTCTACTATCTTTGCTAAAAATTTAGACGTTCAATGCTTAATTACTTTTAATGGAGGAAGTTCCTGGAGAAAAACAGAAGAGGTAATGAAAAAATATTTAGATATAAATATTGAAAAAATGTTAGATCGAGAACAAGCAAGAGAATTTGATCCTCTTACTTATAAAGAGTCTTTTTATCCTCGTCCCATTTTAATGCTTCATGGAGATGTAGATACATCAGTTCCCATTGAAATTCAAAGGGATTTTTACCAGGAGGTTGTTCCTTTTTATCAGGAGGATCAGGATAGAATTTGTTTACAAGAATACCACAATATGAATCATCATATTAGTATTAAAATGGTAGAATCTGCAGTGAAATGGTTACAAAAATATCTTAATCCAAATTCTATTAAAAATACATATTTATAA